Proteins from one Vibrio coralliirubri genomic window:
- the uhpB gene encoding signal transduction histidine-protein kinase/phosphatase UhpB → MAGCAWFCLWVIAFYFINDPELAILLFPFSLRLGMTLHTRIHYWPAIYIAEWGLAIALALLLDEPQWLTILIASGLSIPATLIAKRYYSGDQNRHLLVMASLIMVTAFINVAVVGSHVPAVYMVWLVSITGGLMLVPMCYLVWNYLFQNKWAPLSSYLIHNVVEFKIRHIALYSVLLVASILIQTSLPDELRRFAPFCMAIPIILLAVRYGWQGALLATMLNSVALIAAHSGTSKLEITDLLLSLSAQTITGILLGLAVQKQKDLNSKLRSELSRNQNLSRQLVTAEESVRRDIARELHDEIGQNITAIRTQASIIKRVDAAEMSVRCAGTIESLSLNVYDTTKRLLTKLRPKMLDDLDLKDSVEQLIREMEFSDHGVDIQLNWQGDYSCLSDTLKVTIFRLCQESLNNASKYANASEIRIELILDAQAYLRITDNGVGFTAQDLLKGMGVRGMQERVQALGGKMTINANGSFSGTNISVTLPKV, encoded by the coding sequence ATGGCTGGCTGTGCATGGTTCTGTTTATGGGTTATTGCCTTCTATTTCATTAATGACCCTGAGTTAGCCATTCTGCTTTTCCCGTTTTCACTTCGACTGGGAATGACGTTGCACACTCGCATTCACTATTGGCCTGCTATCTATATTGCAGAGTGGGGGCTTGCGATCGCTTTAGCTCTGCTGCTTGATGAACCTCAATGGCTGACGATACTCATCGCCAGTGGATTGAGTATTCCTGCCACGCTAATTGCCAAGCGTTATTATTCTGGTGACCAAAATCGTCACTTGTTAGTGATGGCGAGCTTAATCATGGTCACAGCATTCATTAACGTTGCCGTGGTGGGTTCTCATGTTCCGGCTGTTTACATGGTGTGGTTGGTGAGTATCACTGGCGGATTGATGCTGGTGCCGATGTGTTATCTGGTCTGGAACTATCTATTCCAAAATAAGTGGGCGCCACTGAGCTCTTACTTAATCCATAATGTTGTAGAGTTCAAAATTCGTCACATCGCTTTATACAGTGTGTTGCTGGTGGCCAGTATTTTGATACAAACCAGTTTGCCTGATGAACTAAGGCGTTTCGCCCCATTCTGTATGGCGATCCCTATTATCTTGCTCGCCGTTCGTTACGGATGGCAAGGCGCTCTGCTTGCAACAATGCTAAATAGTGTCGCGTTGATTGCTGCTCACAGCGGCACATCCAAACTCGAAATTACCGACTTGCTCTTGTCTCTATCTGCTCAAACCATCACAGGTATACTGCTTGGCCTTGCAGTTCAAAAGCAGAAAGATCTCAACTCCAAATTGCGAAGCGAGCTTTCCAGAAATCAAAATCTTTCACGTCAGTTAGTTACCGCTGAAGAATCGGTTCGTCGTGACATTGCTCGTGAACTGCATGATGAAATCGGCCAAAACATCACGGCAATTCGTACACAGGCAAGCATTATTAAACGCGTTGATGCCGCTGAGATGAGCGTTCGCTGTGCGGGGACGATTGAGTCATTGTCTTTGAATGTTTATGACACCACCAAACGTCTACTTACAAAACTAAGACCTAAGATGTTGGACGATCTTGACCTAAAAGATTCCGTGGAACAGCTTATTCGAGAGATGGAGTTTTCGGATCACGGCGTTGATATCCAGTTAAATTGGCAAGGTGATTACTCGTGTTTGAGTGACACGCTCAAGGTCACAATCTTCAGGCTGTGCCAAGAATCTCTAAACAACGCCTCTAAATACGCCAACGCGAGCGAAATCAGAATTGAACTGATTCTAGATGCTCAGGCTTATCTTCGGATCACAGATAATGGCGTTGGTTTTACAGCGCAAGATCTTCTCAAGGGAATGGGTGTTCGTGGTATGCAAGAGCGTGTTCAGGCGCTCGGCGGCAAGATGACAATCAACGCTAATGGCTCATTTTCGGGTACTAATATCAGCGTTACATTACCTAAAGTGTGA
- the uhpA gene encoding transcriptional regulator UhpA gives MINVALVDDHVIVRSGFAQLLSLEADITVVGEFNSAAEARLGLPSCHPDVVILDISMQDESGLSLLEEIPSGIASIMLSVHDSPAMVEKSLELGAKGYLSKRCSPDELIQAVHTSANGGCYLTPDIAIKLATPMKNKASLNQLTRRESEVCQLLATGLDVKSIAVELGVSHKTVHVHRANAMDKLNVKNNVELAKLFTQDQF, from the coding sequence ATGATTAATGTTGCGCTTGTTGATGACCACGTCATTGTTCGATCTGGCTTTGCTCAATTACTCAGTCTTGAAGCTGATATTACGGTCGTGGGTGAATTCAACTCTGCGGCAGAAGCGCGCCTAGGACTGCCAAGCTGTCACCCTGATGTCGTGATCTTGGATATCTCAATGCAGGACGAAAGTGGCCTGAGCTTATTGGAAGAGATTCCATCTGGAATTGCCAGCATCATGTTGAGCGTTCATGACTCTCCGGCGATGGTTGAGAAGTCATTAGAGTTAGGAGCCAAAGGTTATCTCAGCAAGCGCTGTAGCCCTGATGAGTTAATCCAAGCCGTACACACGAGCGCAAATGGTGGCTGTTATCTCACGCCTGATATCGCCATAAAGCTTGCGACACCCATGAAGAATAAAGCCTCTTTAAATCAGCTCACCCGCAGAGAAAGCGAAGTGTGTCAGTTATTGGCAACAGGGCTCGATGTAAAATCTATCGCTGTTGAGCTAGGGGTTAGCCATAAAACGGTGCATGTACACCGTGCCAATGCGATGGACAAACTCAATGTTAAGAACAACGTCGAGTTAGCGAAACTGTTTACACAAGACCAGTTCTAA
- the uhpT gene encoding hexose-6-phosphate:phosphate antiporter, whose amino-acid sequence MLKFLDQVRKPTLDLPVETRRKMWFKPFLQSYLVVFIGYLTMYLVRKNFNVAQNDMISTYGLSMTDLGLIGLGFSITYGIGKTVVSYYADGKNTKQFLPFMLVLSGIAMLGFSFSMGGGSASLFLMVAFYALSGFFQSTGGPSSYSTITKWTPRNKRGSYLGLWNMSHNVGGAGAAGVALFGANYLFDGNVIGMFVFPSIIAIVVGFIGMRFGNDSPEAYGLGTVEELFDEEVSEEDTAAEENQMTKKEIFVEYILKNKVIWLLCFANIFLYIVRIGIDQWSTVYAYQELGLSKETAISGFTLFEVGALVGTLMWGYLSDLANGRRALVACVSLGLIIVSLEFYQHATSEFMYLASLFVLGFLVFGPQLLIGVAAVGFVPKKAISVADGVKGTFAYLIGDSFAKLGLGMIADGTPIFGLTGWKGTFAALDTSAAICIVLLLFVAVAEEKKIRHAKKMHLASQNA is encoded by the coding sequence ATGTTAAAGTTCCTAGATCAGGTTCGAAAACCGACGCTGGATCTTCCGGTCGAAACTAGAAGAAAAATGTGGTTTAAGCCATTCCTACAATCTTACCTCGTCGTGTTCATTGGTTATCTAACCATGTATTTGGTCCGTAAGAACTTCAATGTCGCACAAAACGACATGATTTCTACTTATGGGTTATCGATGACGGATCTAGGTCTTATCGGTCTGGGTTTCTCTATCACTTACGGTATCGGTAAAACTGTTGTTTCCTATTATGCCGATGGTAAAAACACTAAGCAGTTCCTACCATTCATGCTTGTCCTTTCTGGTATTGCCATGTTGGGCTTTAGCTTCAGTATGGGCGGCGGCAGCGCTAGCTTATTCTTGATGGTTGCCTTCTATGCGTTGAGTGGTTTCTTCCAAAGTACCGGCGGTCCTTCAAGCTACTCGACCATCACTAAATGGACGCCTCGTAACAAGCGTGGTTCTTATTTAGGCCTTTGGAATATGTCGCACAACGTGGGTGGCGCAGGTGCGGCTGGTGTTGCTCTGTTCGGCGCTAACTATCTATTTGATGGCAACGTGATCGGTATGTTCGTGTTCCCATCAATCATCGCGATTGTCGTGGGCTTTATTGGTATGCGCTTTGGTAATGACTCTCCAGAAGCCTACGGTCTAGGTACGGTTGAAGAGTTGTTTGATGAAGAAGTCAGCGAAGAAGATACGGCTGCTGAAGAGAATCAAATGACCAAAAAAGAGATCTTTGTTGAGTACATTCTTAAAAACAAAGTGATCTGGTTGCTCTGCTTCGCGAATATCTTCTTATACATTGTTCGTATCGGTATCGATCAATGGTCTACCGTTTATGCGTATCAAGAGCTAGGTCTATCAAAAGAAACGGCGATTTCAGGCTTCACGCTGTTTGAGGTTGGTGCACTGGTCGGTACGTTAATGTGGGGTTATCTGTCAGACCTTGCGAACGGACGCCGTGCTTTGGTTGCTTGTGTGTCGCTTGGCCTTATCATCGTTTCTCTAGAGTTCTATCAACATGCAACTAGTGAGTTCATGTACTTAGCATCACTGTTCGTACTTGGCTTCCTAGTGTTTGGTCCTCAGTTGCTGATTGGTGTTGCTGCAGTAGGTTTCGTGCCTAAGAAAGCAATCAGTGTTGCAGATGGTGTGAAAGGCACATTTGCTTACTTAATTGGTGACAGCTTTGCCAAACTTGGCCTAGGTATGATTGCAGACGGCACACCTATTTTTGGCTTAACGGGTTGGAAAGGCACGTTCGCAGCGCTTGATACGTCAGCTGCCATTTGTATCGTGTTACTGCTCTTCGTTGCGGTTGCGGAAGAGAAGAAGATTCGCCACGCTAAGAAAATGCACTTAGCGTCTCAAAACGCGTAG
- a CDS encoding DUF1840 domain-containing protein: MLITFSCKAHASVTMFGEVGLQFIKMLGHSGSIPGAMDASEVPQALDNLRAAIAAEQSKPVEQENTDDDNEEEVVEAPVNIGSRAFPLVELLKAAIKDECEVMWEDGSGKRL; the protein is encoded by the coding sequence ATGTTAATTACCTTTAGTTGTAAAGCTCATGCTAGCGTCACGATGTTTGGTGAAGTTGGCCTTCAGTTCATCAAGATGCTTGGGCATAGCGGCTCCATCCCAGGTGCTATGGATGCTTCAGAGGTTCCTCAAGCTCTGGATAATCTACGTGCTGCGATTGCAGCAGAGCAGAGCAAGCCCGTAGAGCAAGAAAATACTGATGACGACAATGAAGAAGAGGTGGTTGAAGCACCTGTTAATATTGGTAGCCGAGCGTTCCCACTGGTTGAATTATTAAAGGCCGCCATCAAGGATGAGTGCGAAGTGATGTGGGAAGACGGTAGCGGTAAACGACTGTAG
- a CDS encoding GGDEF domain-containing protein, whose translation MADIRSTRKQKIVHSFSLTAAALFIFYTWAYFQGEHYTLSMFELCFAIIAISNALYVRKVINPEYSELILSGVLLVQGVILFLYSHAIPDRILWLYPILAAVIFINDFRIGIIFSTSFCLFISTLITAMPSNFSLPFNSTHRFVLSLFTMSLVCHTSAYYYTKAVSYIQRLYKEGIEDLAYRDQLTGLANRWSFERWATEKLATVDSERSLTALVFLDIDDFKGINDSYGHDVGDSVLQHFANRLSNNIRTRDRKSHEYDYSIARFAGDEFVLMLYDVPTRKDLDGILDRICGLFESGCQTNERIKELTLSVGVALYPQDAQELHELTRCADKAMYVAKHSGKNRYAYYHDNPVSTLIEELPTSLVSSAPDSSELEDCFEAKIEGSNVTLLKTRQR comes from the coding sequence ATGGCGGACATACGATCCACCCGCAAGCAAAAAATTGTCCATTCCTTTTCACTGACTGCCGCTGCGTTATTCATTTTCTATACTTGGGCTTACTTCCAAGGCGAGCATTACACGTTGTCAATGTTCGAATTGTGCTTCGCCATCATTGCCATCTCTAACGCTTTATATGTAAGAAAAGTCATCAATCCTGAGTATTCCGAATTGATTCTGAGTGGTGTTCTTCTAGTTCAGGGCGTCATCCTATTCTTGTACAGTCACGCCATCCCCGATCGCATACTTTGGCTCTACCCAATTCTGGCCGCGGTCATTTTCATTAATGATTTCCGAATTGGCATTATCTTCAGCACCTCGTTTTGCCTGTTCATCAGCACCTTGATCACAGCAATGCCTAGCAACTTTTCTTTACCATTTAACAGCACACACAGATTTGTCCTTAGCTTATTTACCATGAGTTTGGTGTGCCACACATCCGCCTATTACTACACAAAAGCCGTCAGTTATATTCAACGCCTGTATAAAGAAGGCATTGAAGATCTCGCCTACAGAGATCAGCTAACCGGCTTGGCAAACCGTTGGAGCTTTGAACGCTGGGCGACAGAAAAACTAGCCACAGTCGATAGTGAGCGGTCACTTACGGCATTGGTCTTTTTAGATATTGATGACTTTAAAGGCATTAACGACAGCTACGGGCACGATGTGGGAGACAGTGTCTTACAGCATTTTGCCAATCGCTTGAGCAACAACATTCGAACCAGAGACAGAAAAAGCCATGAATACGATTATTCCATCGCGCGCTTTGCTGGAGACGAGTTTGTTCTGATGCTCTACGATGTACCAACTCGTAAAGATCTAGACGGCATTCTAGATAGGATCTGCGGACTGTTCGAAAGCGGCTGCCAAACAAACGAGAGAATCAAGGAATTGACGTTAAGTGTTGGGGTTGCTTTGTATCCGCAAGATGCCCAAGAATTACATGAGCTGACGAGATGTGCTGATAAAGCGATGTATGTTGCCAAGCATTCAGGAAAAAACCGTTACGCTTATTATCACGACAACCCAGTATCGACTTTGATAGAAGAACTACCAACGAGTCTTGTTAGCTCAGCACCGGATTCATCTGAGCTTGAAGATTGCTTTGAAGCGAAGATCGAAGGGAGCAATGTGACGCTATTAAAAACGCGCCAACGCTAG
- a CDS encoding pirin family protein — protein sequence MTNVRAVDHVIAAHATSDGDGVKIQRLAGFNNARFSPFLMIDELKSDESKDYVGGFPPHPHRGIETLTYMLQGHFQHKDHMGNVGELRSGGAQWMAAGRGVIHSEMPMMEEGALHGFQIWINQPATHKMQPAQYHDYQSESIAEHQNEQSGLLRVIAGEFELHNQTDDDSEALRAQGPLQKTGVPLSVADWRSHSGQKVTLGTNVNHNAMTYVYKGSIKIGDKVLNQGQLALLTKADLLSLSSLEDSGVLIFSGEPINEPVVHYGPFVMNSMEEIEQTIQDYNNGVFETY from the coding sequence ATGACGAATGTAAGAGCAGTAGATCATGTGATTGCAGCACATGCCACCTCAGATGGTGATGGCGTCAAAATCCAACGACTCGCAGGTTTTAATAACGCACGTTTCTCTCCATTCTTAATGATTGATGAACTTAAATCGGATGAAAGCAAAGACTATGTTGGCGGCTTTCCTCCACATCCTCACCGTGGGATAGAAACGCTCACTTACATGCTCCAAGGTCACTTCCAACACAAAGACCATATGGGGAATGTTGGAGAGCTACGCAGCGGTGGCGCTCAATGGATGGCCGCAGGCCGTGGTGTCATTCACAGCGAAATGCCAATGATGGAAGAAGGTGCGCTGCATGGTTTTCAGATTTGGATAAACCAACCTGCGACACACAAAATGCAACCGGCGCAGTATCACGATTATCAAAGTGAAAGCATCGCGGAACATCAAAATGAACAAAGTGGTTTGTTAAGAGTGATTGCTGGAGAGTTTGAATTGCACAACCAAACTGACGATGATTCAGAGGCTTTACGAGCGCAGGGTCCATTACAGAAAACAGGTGTGCCATTAAGCGTTGCGGATTGGCGCTCTCATTCTGGGCAAAAAGTCACGTTAGGGACTAATGTTAATCACAATGCCATGACTTACGTGTACAAGGGTAGTATTAAAATCGGCGACAAAGTGCTCAACCAAGGTCAACTTGCCCTGCTCACCAAAGCTGACTTGCTGTCTTTGAGTAGCTTGGAAGATTCAGGGGTACTGATTTTTTCTGGTGAACCGATTAATGAACCTGTTGTGCACTATGGTCCGTTTGTCATGAACTCGATGGAAGAGATTGAACAGACAATTCAAGACTATAACAACGGTGTGTTTGAGACTTACTGA
- a CDS encoding pyrimidine/purine nucleoside phosphorylase: MIKENTYFEGGVKSLAFNQSGADVSVGVMAAGEYTFGTAAPEKMTVVKGALIVKRVGDDDWTTYQSGESFDVAGDSSFDLQVREATAYLCEYL; encoded by the coding sequence ATGATTAAAGAAAACACATACTTTGAAGGTGGCGTTAAGTCGTTAGCGTTTAACCAGTCTGGTGCTGATGTGAGTGTTGGTGTAATGGCAGCTGGTGAGTACACGTTTGGTACTGCGGCTCCAGAAAAGATGACCGTTGTTAAAGGTGCTTTGATTGTAAAGCGTGTTGGCGATGATGACTGGACGACATACCAATCTGGTGAGTCTTTTGACGTTGCGGGTGACTCTTCATTCGACCTACAGGTAAGAGAAGCGACGGCTTACCTATGTGAGTACTTGTAA
- a CDS encoding DUF2850 domain-containing protein encodes MAKKPTKSRDLFANSLLYGFLLAGFMVALTAGYFAYQAHQQSVSPSNVYGTWIEIAAPPYNTDILTLSENGVMMNHRLITTSFDFDGKIVTINTGSGTTVYTISGTYDSPRLKRLEPSVPSQQFIKEGYEDTATGDTHSVMQQRRASLAEQFKR; translated from the coding sequence ATGGCAAAAAAGCCGACTAAAAGCAGAGATCTATTTGCCAACTCGTTACTCTACGGCTTCCTATTAGCTGGCTTTATGGTTGCCCTCACCGCCGGCTATTTTGCTTACCAAGCCCACCAGCAATCTGTCAGCCCAAGCAACGTCTATGGCACATGGATAGAGATTGCGGCGCCACCTTACAACACCGATATCCTGACACTTTCAGAAAACGGTGTGATGATGAATCATCGTCTTATCACTACCTCATTCGATTTTGACGGTAAGATCGTCACGATCAACACTGGCTCTGGAACCACCGTTTACACCATCAGTGGTACTTACGATTCGCCTCGCTTGAAGCGATTAGAGCCAAGCGTGCCATCTCAGCAATTTATTAAAGAAGGCTACGAAGATACTGCGACTGGTGATACCCATAGTGTCATGCAACAACGACGTGCTTCCCTAGCAGAGCAATTCAAAAGATAA
- a CDS encoding glycosyl hydrolase family 18 protein: MIRINTCAASIALALSGTALAAPTAPSIDMYGSNNLQFSKIELAMETTSGYNQMVKYHDQAKVDVKFNQWSGTSGNTYNIYFDGVKVATGPITGSQTTASFEYGQGGLFEMEIEACDETGCSKSAPAQITIADTDGSHLAPLAMNVDPNNKSYNTDPNTVVGTYFVEWGIYGRDYTVDNLPADNLTHILYGFIPICGPNESVKSVGGNSYNALMTACQGVNDYEVVIHDPWAAFQKSFPQAGHEYSSPIKGNYAMMMALKQRNPDLKIIPSIGGWTLSDPFFDFTTKANRDTFVASVKKFLNTWKFYDGVDIDWEFPGGGGAAPDLGDPVNDGPAYIALMAELRVMLDELEAENGRTYELTSAIGVGHDKIEDVNYGDAIQYMDYIFAMTYDFYGGWNNVLGHQTALNCGNFMRPGQCDGTGLDENGEQYTGPAYTTDNGIQLLLEQGVPANKLVVGTAMYGRGWEGVLPSSLTDPSDPMTGVGNGKLKGSSAQGVWEDGVIDYKGIKANMLGANSQGINGFEYGYDEMAEAPYVWNRTSGQLITFDDDRSVKAKGAYVRSLGLAGLFSWEIDADNGDILNAMHEGLAGGTTDPVNRKPTAAAGADQSVEGPASVSLDGSASKDNDGTIASYAWLQVSGSAVTLANANAAVASFDVVEVAQQEVLTFSLTVTDNEGATSTDTVVVTVTPKNTGPVNTAPVAVVTAPAEVNAGDVVVVDASASSDADQDTLTFTWDVPAGIDATVQGSSVSFVAAEYTQDTTLNFSVTVSDGTETSVAATSVTVLKKTTGGGTCTNAWDSGAVYTGGDQVTQGGKVWEAKWWTTGEDPTTTGQWGVWKEIGSASC, encoded by the coding sequence ATGATTCGTATAAATACCTGTGCTGCAAGCATTGCTCTAGCGCTATCTGGTACAGCATTAGCTGCTCCAACAGCACCTAGCATCGACATGTACGGTTCCAACAACCTGCAATTTTCTAAAATTGAACTCGCGATGGAAACCACATCTGGCTATAACCAGATGGTGAAATATCACGACCAAGCGAAGGTCGACGTTAAGTTCAACCAATGGAGCGGAACGTCAGGAAACACGTACAACATCTACTTTGATGGCGTTAAAGTGGCCACCGGCCCAATCACTGGCAGCCAAACTACAGCTTCTTTCGAATACGGCCAAGGCGGCTTATTTGAGATGGAAATCGAAGCGTGTGACGAAACAGGTTGTAGCAAGAGCGCACCGGCTCAAATCACCATCGCTGATACCGATGGCTCACACTTAGCGCCACTTGCGATGAATGTGGATCCGAACAACAAGTCATACAACACAGATCCAAACACGGTAGTCGGTACTTACTTTGTTGAGTGGGGTATTTACGGTCGTGATTACACCGTTGATAACCTACCCGCTGACAACTTGACCCATATCCTTTATGGCTTCATCCCAATTTGTGGTCCGAACGAATCAGTTAAATCAGTAGGCGGTAACAGCTACAACGCACTCATGACAGCTTGTCAGGGTGTTAACGATTACGAAGTGGTAATTCATGATCCTTGGGCAGCTTTCCAGAAAAGCTTCCCTCAAGCAGGACACGAATACAGCTCACCGATCAAGGGTAACTACGCAATGATGATGGCGCTAAAACAGCGTAATCCTGATTTGAAGATCATCCCATCGATTGGCGGCTGGACGCTGTCTGACCCGTTCTTTGATTTCACAACCAAAGCCAACCGTGACACCTTTGTAGCGTCTGTTAAGAAATTCCTTAACACATGGAAATTCTACGACGGTGTGGATATCGATTGGGAATTCCCTGGTGGAGGCGGTGCTGCGCCAGACCTTGGTGATCCTGTAAATGACGGCCCAGCTTACATTGCATTAATGGCAGAACTTCGCGTGATGCTGGATGAGCTAGAAGCGGAAAACGGTCGTACTTACGAGCTCACTTCTGCGATCGGTGTTGGTCACGATAAGATTGAAGACGTGAACTACGGCGATGCTATCCAATACATGGATTACATCTTCGCAATGACTTACGACTTCTACGGCGGTTGGAACAACGTGTTAGGTCACCAAACAGCACTCAACTGCGGTAACTTCATGCGTCCTGGTCAATGTGATGGCACAGGCCTTGATGAAAATGGCGAACAATACACAGGCCCAGCTTACACCACAGACAACGGCATCCAATTGCTGCTTGAACAAGGTGTTCCAGCTAACAAGCTTGTGGTTGGTACAGCAATGTACGGTCGTGGTTGGGAAGGCGTATTGCCATCATCACTCACCGATCCTAGCGACCCAATGACAGGCGTGGGTAACGGCAAGCTGAAAGGTAGCTCTGCGCAAGGCGTATGGGAAGATGGCGTTATTGATTACAAAGGCATTAAAGCAAACATGCTTGGCGCGAATAGCCAAGGCATCAACGGCTTCGAATATGGCTACGACGAAATGGCAGAAGCGCCTTACGTTTGGAACCGCACTTCAGGCCAGCTAATCACATTTGATGATGACCGCTCAGTTAAAGCAAAAGGCGCGTACGTTCGTAGCCTTGGTCTTGCGGGTCTATTCTCTTGGGAAATTGATGCAGACAACGGCGACATTCTGAATGCGATGCATGAAGGCCTTGCTGGCGGTACGACAGATCCTGTAAACCGCAAACCGACGGCAGCTGCTGGCGCAGACCAATCGGTTGAAGGCCCAGCTTCTGTTTCTCTAGATGGCAGCGCTTCAAAAGACAACGACGGTACGATTGCGAGCTATGCTTGGTTACAAGTAAGTGGTTCGGCAGTAACGCTGGCGAATGCTAATGCCGCTGTTGCAAGCTTCGATGTGGTTGAAGTCGCTCAACAAGAAGTACTCACGTTCAGCCTGACGGTAACTGATAACGAAGGCGCTACTTCTACTGACACCGTTGTTGTAACCGTAACCCCTAAGAACACAGGCCCAGTCAATACAGCACCAGTTGCTGTGGTTACGGCTCCGGCTGAAGTTAATGCGGGTGATGTAGTCGTGGTTGATGCTTCGGCTTCAAGCGATGCAGACCAAGACACATTGACCTTCACATGGGATGTACCTGCTGGTATTGATGCAACGGTTCAAGGTTCTTCAGTGAGCTTTGTCGCGGCGGAATACACGCAAGATACAACGCTGAACTTCTCTGTAACGGTCAGCGATGGCACAGAGACATCAGTAGCGGCTACTTCAGTGACAGTTCTTAAGAAAACCACAGGCGGCGGTACGTGTACTAACGCTTGGGATTCAGGCGCGGTTTACACGGGTGGCGACCAAGTAACTCAAGGCGGTAAAGTTTGGGAAGCGAAATGGTGGACAACCGGTGAAGATCCAACAACAACAGGCCAATGGGGCGTGTGGAAAGAGATCGGTTCTGCAAGCTGCTAA
- a CDS encoding alpha/beta hydrolase, with product MSDKIYFNTSNKFSFKRSLIGATTNLHYILAPSHAKKTARKQLLTPMRTEQKNADPQGLIKSEIEGRDGVLKTYSLGTGPVWVLTHGWSGTASQFFPLMEHIAAKGFTALAYDHPAHGGSDGVHGHIPAFVNGLEAILDSVGEVAGLVGHSMGTASALECKHVKLENKPLLLIAPVLDYLENLFGSVARSGYSMKLFEAVVGEVEEQFNYPIQSVDPYGKLALRESQTIIVHDEQDKFTKFDVSQRAANEMCRVTLIATQGQGHGRVMKCPQVFESFDNLIG from the coding sequence ATGAGTGACAAAATCTACTTTAATACATCGAACAAATTCAGCTTCAAGCGCAGCTTAATTGGCGCTACAACCAATCTGCATTACATCTTAGCGCCGAGCCATGCGAAGAAAACGGCACGTAAGCAGCTGCTCACTCCAATGCGTACCGAGCAAAAAAATGCTGATCCCCAAGGGCTTATCAAGAGTGAAATTGAAGGTCGTGATGGCGTTTTAAAAACCTATTCTTTAGGTACGGGGCCTGTTTGGGTGCTGACTCATGGTTGGTCTGGCACCGCGAGTCAGTTCTTCCCTCTGATGGAACACATCGCCGCCAAAGGTTTTACGGCTCTGGCTTACGATCATCCTGCTCATGGTGGCAGCGATGGTGTACATGGTCATATTCCTGCGTTTGTGAACGGTCTTGAAGCCATTCTCGATTCGGTGGGTGAGGTAGCGGGTTTGGTCGGTCACAGCATGGGTACCGCTTCTGCGTTGGAATGCAAGCACGTTAAATTGGAAAACAAGCCATTATTGCTGATTGCACCTGTACTGGATTATCTAGAAAACCTATTTGGCAGCGTCGCGCGTTCAGGTTACTCAATGAAACTGTTTGAAGCGGTAGTCGGAGAAGTCGAAGAGCAGTTTAACTACCCAATTCAGTCTGTTGATCCCTATGGAAAGCTAGCGCTTCGTGAGTCTCAGACGATCATCGTTCATGATGAGCAAGACAAGTTTACTAAGTTTGATGTGTCTCAGCGTGCGGCTAATGAAATGTGTCGCGTTACTTTAATTGCGACTCAAGGGCAGGGCCACGGTCGAGTAATGAAGTGCCCACAAGTATTCGAGAGCTTTGATAACTTAATTGGCTAA
- a CDS encoding TetR/AcrR family transcriptional regulator produces MSKGKITKEYILSHAFALASENGLESLTIGELAKQCGMSKSGLFAHFNSKENLQLSVLEYSNAIFTERVIIPARELGDGDIEAKLKQLLDNWLGWNHSFQGSCMFIDAWKDAGSETSVIQKALQKTISVWIDYLTIQVAKAVESKQFRADLDPKQATFELYGLYLSANLFYSLRGQQASHTHFWSGVERLIASWKVV; encoded by the coding sequence ATGAGTAAGGGAAAGATAACCAAAGAGTATATTTTGAGCCATGCATTCGCGCTTGCAAGTGAGAATGGGCTTGAGAGTTTGACGATTGGCGAGTTAGCCAAGCAATGTGGCATGTCTAAGAGTGGCTTGTTTGCACACTTCAACTCTAAAGAAAACCTGCAACTCTCTGTACTCGAGTATTCCAACGCCATATTCACCGAAAGAGTCATCATTCCCGCAAGAGAGCTGGGAGATGGTGATATTGAAGCGAAATTGAAACAGCTGCTCGACAATTGGCTGGGCTGGAACCATTCATTCCAAGGCAGTTGCATGTTTATTGATGCATGGAAAGATGCGGGCAGTGAAACGTCTGTGATTCAAAAAGCACTGCAGAAAACGATTTCAGTGTGGATTGATTACTTGACGATTCAGGTAGCAAAAGCGGTGGAGAGCAAACAGTTCAGAGCCGATTTAGATCCTAAACAGGCAACCTTTGAGTTATACGGTCTCTATTTGAGTGCGAACTTGTTCTACTCGTTACGAGGCCAACAAGCGAGCCATACCCATTTTTGGAGTGGTGTAGAGCGCTTAATCGCTAGCTGGAAAGTGGTTTAA